A genomic window from Streptomyces sp. NBC_01429 includes:
- a CDS encoding glycoside hydrolase family 2 TIM barrel-domain containing protein, producing the protein MIRTSFNDGWQTRPKVNPFAELSGPKTPYRPVTLPHDAMIERERTVPGGEVTMEGGAGAYFPGGAYEYRKTFSVPEEHRGRRILFEFEGVHRDAVVYVNGDYAGQRPFGYSHFFIDADRFLRFGQDNEIRVEARTHRDSRWYTGAGIYRDTWMLVGEVVRIAPDGVRVTTPDIDGERAVAEVATKVENDSIAIRTLDIVTEIRGVHGDVVASDVSKVTVLPGEPATVRQRLYVRAPSLWSPDTPALHVATVTLKEADAEVDTETVTFGIRSLRLDPERGLRINGETVKLRGACVHHDNGVLGAATFARAEERRVQILKEAGFNAIRMSHNPMSKAMLDACDRLGMLVVDEAFDVWTSGKSEFDYSLAFPEWWERDIEAMVAKDFNHPSVILYSIGNEIPETGSPVGAAWGRKLAEKVRALDGTRYVTNAVNGMLAVMSDLAALGQRPQEKTAEAAEGAEGAEAADDGKGINTLMADAGDAMNAISSSGLVTQKTAESFAVTDVAGMNYAEARYALDRDLFPHRIILGTETFPTRIDGNWRLVKQYGHVIGDFTWTGWDYLGEVGIGRPQYVTPDTPRPSHTAPYPYLVAGCGDIDITGHRRPASYYREIVFGLRASPYLAVRRPQHHGKTYAGTPWAWSDTVATWTWPGFEGEPITIEVYSDADEVELLQDGRSLGRRPTGADHRFRTEFDTTYQPGELLAIGYRGGIETGRHTLRSATGPVRLRAESDRPAISANGGDLAYVTLTLTDPDGTLRTAADRPVRVDVSGPGALLGLGSADPSTEERFDATECRTYEGRALAVLRPTGPGGIRLRASAPECEPVEVLVTVEERRKPAGDGA; encoded by the coding sequence ATGATCCGCACGTCCTTCAACGACGGCTGGCAGACCCGGCCCAAGGTCAATCCCTTTGCCGAACTGTCCGGGCCGAAGACTCCCTACCGGCCGGTGACGCTGCCGCACGACGCGATGATCGAGCGGGAGCGTACGGTCCCCGGCGGCGAGGTCACGATGGAGGGCGGCGCCGGCGCGTACTTCCCGGGCGGGGCGTACGAGTACCGCAAGACCTTCTCCGTTCCCGAGGAGCACCGGGGCAGGCGGATCCTCTTCGAGTTCGAAGGCGTGCACCGGGACGCCGTCGTGTACGTCAACGGGGACTACGCCGGTCAACGGCCCTTCGGCTACTCACACTTCTTCATCGACGCCGACCGCTTCCTGCGCTTCGGCCAGGACAACGAGATCCGCGTCGAGGCACGTACCCATCGCGACTCGCGCTGGTACACCGGCGCGGGCATCTACCGCGACACCTGGATGCTCGTCGGCGAGGTGGTCCGCATCGCGCCCGACGGGGTGCGGGTCACCACACCGGACATCGACGGGGAGCGGGCGGTGGCCGAGGTCGCGACGAAGGTCGAGAACGACTCCATCGCGATCCGTACGCTCGACATCGTCACCGAGATCCGCGGCGTGCACGGAGACGTCGTCGCGAGCGACGTCTCGAAGGTCACCGTGCTGCCCGGCGAGCCCGCGACCGTACGCCAACGCCTCTACGTCCGGGCCCCGTCGCTGTGGAGCCCGGACACGCCGGCTCTCCACGTCGCCACTGTGACCCTCAAAGAAGCGGACGCCGAGGTGGATACCGAGACCGTCACCTTCGGCATCCGTTCCCTGCGCCTGGACCCCGAGCGCGGACTGCGGATCAACGGTGAGACGGTCAAGCTGCGCGGTGCGTGCGTCCACCACGACAACGGTGTGCTGGGCGCCGCGACCTTCGCCCGCGCCGAGGAGCGCCGCGTCCAGATCCTCAAGGAGGCCGGGTTCAACGCGATCCGCATGTCCCACAATCCGATGAGCAAGGCGATGCTGGACGCGTGCGACCGCCTGGGCATGCTCGTGGTGGACGAGGCGTTCGACGTATGGACCTCGGGCAAGAGCGAGTTCGACTACAGCCTGGCCTTCCCCGAGTGGTGGGAGCGCGACATCGAGGCGATGGTCGCCAAGGACTTCAACCACCCCAGCGTCATCCTCTACTCGATCGGCAACGAGATCCCCGAGACGGGCTCTCCCGTCGGAGCCGCGTGGGGCCGCAAACTCGCCGAGAAGGTCCGGGCGCTGGACGGTACCCGCTACGTCACCAACGCCGTCAACGGCATGCTGGCCGTCATGTCCGACCTGGCCGCCCTGGGGCAGCGCCCGCAGGAGAAAACCGCCGAGGCAGCCGAGGGGGCGGAGGGGGCCGAGGCGGCCGACGACGGCAAGGGCATCAACACCCTCATGGCCGACGCCGGAGACGCGATGAACGCGATCAGTTCCTCCGGCCTCGTCACACAGAAGACGGCCGAGTCCTTCGCCGTGACCGACGTGGCCGGCATGAACTACGCCGAGGCCCGCTACGCCCTGGACCGGGACCTGTTCCCCCACCGGATCATCCTCGGCACGGAGACCTTCCCCACCCGTATCGACGGCAACTGGCGCCTGGTGAAGCAGTACGGCCACGTCATCGGCGACTTCACCTGGACCGGCTGGGACTACCTGGGCGAGGTCGGCATCGGACGCCCCCAGTACGTCACCCCCGACACGCCCCGCCCCTCCCACACCGCGCCCTACCCGTACCTGGTCGCGGGCTGCGGCGACATCGACATCACCGGCCACCGCCGTCCCGCCTCCTACTACCGGGAGATCGTCTTCGGCCTGCGCGCCTCGCCCTACCTGGCCGTCCGGCGCCCGCAGCACCACGGCAAGACCTACGCGGGAACACCGTGGGCATGGAGCGACACCGTCGCCACCTGGACCTGGCCCGGCTTCGAGGGAGAACCGATCACGATCGAGGTCTACAGCGACGCCGACGAGGTCGAACTCCTCCAGGACGGCCGCTCCCTCGGCCGCCGGCCGACAGGCGCGGACCACCGCTTCCGCACCGAGTTCGACACCACGTACCAGCCCGGCGAACTCCTGGCGATCGGCTACCGCGGCGGCATCGAGACCGGCCGCCACACCCTCCGCTCCGCCACCGGCCCGGTGCGGCTGCGCGCCGAGTCCGACCGCCCGGCCATCAGCGCGAACGGCGGCGACCTCGCGTACGTCACCCTCACCCTGACGGACCCGGACGGCACCCTCCGCACCGCGGCCGACCGCCCGGTACGCGTGGACGTCTCGGGCCCCGGCGCCCTGCTCGGCCTCGGCAGCGCGGACCCGTCCACCGAGGAACGCTTCGACGCCACCGAATGCCGTACCTACGAAGGCCGCGCCCTGGCCGTCCTCCGTCCGACCGGCCCCGGCGGGATCCGTCTCCGCGCATCCGCACCCGAATGCGAGCCGGTCGAAGTCCTGGTCACCGTCGAGGAGCGGCGGAAGCCGGCGGGCGATGGCGCGTGA
- a CDS encoding alpha/beta hydrolase fold domain-containing protein has protein sequence MGAAPCDQERVAVGGSSAGAGLAACLAQRLYDTGGTQPVGQWLSDLVPGAPHGFETWAPDTLVARSLLERGRAWSAARLTGANPHVPGGE, from the coding sequence GTGGGGGCGGCGCCTTGTGACCAGGAGCGCGTCGCCGTCGGCGGTTCCAGCGCCGGTGCGGGTCTCGCCGCCTGCCTGGCGCAGCGGCTGTACGACACCGGCGGCACGCAGCCGGTCGGGCAGTGGCTGTCCGACCTCGTCCCCGGCGCTCCCCACGGCTTCGAGACATGGGCTCCCGACACACTGGTCGCCCGCAGCCTGCTGGAGCGCGGCCGCGCCTGGTCGGCCGCGCGGCTGACCGGAGCGAACCCGCATGTCCCCGGCGGAGAGTAG
- a CDS encoding SigE family RNA polymerase sigma factor: protein MTVEEFEDFYAQKVASLTGQLYVMLGDLQEAQDVVQEAFVKGWTRRRQLDRDGHPEAWIRTVAWRLAVSRWRGRRRMADAWRRRGAPPAHVDAPGSEQVVLVDALRELPARQRRTLTLHYLCDLTVEQTAHEAGLSVNTVKTHLARGRVALAHRLHDSHIEEEDPVV from the coding sequence TTGACCGTTGAGGAGTTCGAAGATTTTTACGCCCAGAAGGTCGCCTCCCTCACGGGTCAGCTGTACGTCATGCTCGGCGACCTCCAGGAGGCGCAGGACGTCGTGCAGGAAGCATTCGTCAAGGGGTGGACCCGTCGGCGGCAACTCGACCGCGACGGCCACCCCGAGGCGTGGATACGGACGGTCGCGTGGCGTCTGGCGGTGAGCCGGTGGCGTGGGCGCCGGCGTATGGCCGACGCCTGGAGGCGCCGAGGCGCTCCACCGGCCCATGTCGATGCTCCCGGCTCTGAGCAGGTGGTCCTTGTGGATGCCCTGCGTGAGCTACCGGCCCGGCAGCGGCGCACGCTGACGCTGCACTACCTCTGCGACCTGACCGTCGAGCAGACCGCCCATGAGGCAGGTCTGTCCGTCAACACGGTCAAGACACACCTGGCCCGCGGGCGCGTCGCACTCGCCCACCGTCTGCACGACTCTCACATCGAGGAGGAGGACCCCGTTGTCTGA
- a CDS encoding LacI family DNA-binding transcriptional regulator: MSKSTRATAKDVARASGVSQTTVSFVLNGAAGHVSPETRERVRQAARELGYVPNGSAQALRKGASRTVLLNVEGIPTGSSLGSYIRGLDAELAAHDHVLLVLHGSLSSQALSDVTQAVSARAVIDLGGSGRAAAMAADSETRLDAFSAQADIPVQYLVDRGHRHIATVLPEAPELQALAGLKERLIQQATHAAGLTGCPTLILPDGLAAAGERLRSFRADHPEITAALAYNDDLALVTLAAMRNIGLRAPEDLAVIGFDDTPHGALFSPALTTVHIDAESIGRIAARNALGLPTADLAPEPARVIVRQSG, encoded by the coding sequence GTGAGCAAGTCCACGCGTGCGACGGCCAAGGACGTCGCACGCGCCAGCGGTGTCTCACAGACCACGGTGAGCTTCGTCCTCAACGGCGCGGCCGGGCACGTCTCTCCGGAGACGCGGGAACGGGTACGGCAGGCCGCCCGCGAACTCGGCTACGTCCCCAACGGCTCAGCGCAGGCGTTGCGCAAAGGGGCGTCCCGCACCGTCCTGCTCAACGTCGAGGGAATCCCCACCGGCAGCAGCCTGGGCAGCTACATCCGCGGCCTCGACGCCGAACTCGCCGCGCACGACCACGTGCTCCTGGTGCTGCACGGCAGCCTTTCCTCGCAGGCGCTCTCCGACGTGACCCAGGCCGTCTCCGCGCGGGCCGTGATCGACCTGGGCGGCTCCGGCCGCGCGGCGGCGATGGCCGCCGACTCCGAAACGCGTCTCGACGCGTTCTCCGCGCAGGCCGACATCCCGGTCCAGTACCTCGTCGACCGAGGCCACCGGCACATCGCCACCGTCCTGCCGGAGGCCCCGGAACTTCAGGCTCTCGCCGGCCTCAAAGAGCGGCTCATCCAGCAAGCCACGCACGCGGCGGGCCTGACCGGCTGCCCGACGCTGATCCTTCCCGACGGCCTCGCCGCCGCCGGGGAACGGCTACGGTCCTTCCGCGCCGACCACCCGGAGATCACGGCCGCCCTCGCCTACAACGACGACCTCGCACTCGTAACACTCGCCGCGATGCGAAACATCGGATTGCGGGCACCGGAAGACCTCGCCGTCATCGGATTCGACGACACTCCGCACGGAGCCCTGTTCTCGCCCGCCCTGACCACCGTGCACATCGACGCGGAGTCCATCGGCCGCATCGCCGCACGCAACGCACTGGGCCTGCCGACGGCCGATCTCGCCCCCGAACCGGCCCGAGTGATCGTCCGACAGTCCGGATGA
- a CDS encoding mannosyltransferase family protein, which translates to MLLTPTEFRPSRSGRIQERPKLPEPGWPARFRNRVATLLGPADREVLWLYLLTRLSLWGTAYCTRWLFPTRPGTHDPGPVLTAFERWDWHHYLHIAQDGYFPGGTGSGQDGGDNRAAFFPGFPMLLRAVHTVIPNWTAAGLLISFVAGAVAVLALARLAKRYTAEADAGQRAVLFFLLSPCAVFLAAGYTEALFLALALPAWLAALRRNWPLAAALTALATTVRVSGLFLAAAVALHFLLTVRSRDAWRALPWLALPAVPAGLYAWYLQAHTGDWMAWKHAQERGWYRTLHTPWDTWSVTWDAAFGQRFTTGYGFMFQAELVAMVAGLVLIGGLLWRRHWPEAVYICLTLAALGTSYWYTSIPRSTLLWWPLWIFLAAWSLRRPQIKTVYLCLVGPLTTIFAITFLSGRWTG; encoded by the coding sequence ATGCTCCTCACACCAACCGAGTTCCGCCCCTCCCGCTCCGGACGAATACAGGAGCGGCCGAAGCTTCCCGAGCCCGGGTGGCCGGCCCGGTTCCGGAACCGGGTGGCCACCCTGCTGGGCCCCGCCGACCGTGAGGTGCTGTGGCTGTACCTGCTGACCCGGCTGTCCCTGTGGGGCACTGCCTACTGCACCCGCTGGCTGTTCCCCACCCGGCCCGGCACCCATGACCCCGGCCCGGTCCTCACCGCCTTCGAGCGGTGGGACTGGCACCACTATCTGCACATAGCGCAGGACGGTTACTTCCCCGGCGGGACAGGATCCGGGCAGGACGGCGGCGACAACCGGGCGGCGTTCTTCCCCGGGTTCCCGATGCTGCTGCGCGCGGTGCACACCGTCATCCCGAACTGGACCGCGGCGGGGCTGCTGATCTCCTTCGTCGCCGGCGCGGTCGCCGTCCTGGCCCTGGCCCGGCTCGCCAAGCGCTACACGGCCGAGGCGGACGCCGGGCAACGCGCCGTGCTGTTCTTCCTGTTGTCGCCGTGCGCGGTGTTCCTCGCCGCCGGCTACACGGAGGCGCTCTTCCTGGCGCTGGCCCTGCCCGCGTGGCTCGCCGCCCTGCGCCGCAACTGGCCCCTGGCGGCCGCTCTGACGGCGCTGGCGACGACCGTGCGCGTCAGCGGCCTCTTCCTGGCCGCGGCCGTCGCCCTCCACTTCCTCCTCACCGTCCGGTCCCGTGACGCCTGGCGCGCGCTGCCGTGGCTGGCTCTGCCCGCCGTGCCCGCCGGGCTGTACGCCTGGTACCTACAGGCACACACCGGCGACTGGATGGCCTGGAAGCATGCCCAGGAACGCGGTTGGTACCGGACGCTCCACACTCCCTGGGACACCTGGTCCGTCACCTGGGACGCTGCCTTCGGCCAACGATTCACCACCGGCTACGGCTTCATGTTCCAGGCCGAACTCGTCGCCATGGTCGCGGGGCTGGTCCTCATCGGCGGCCTCCTGTGGCGGCGCCACTGGCCGGAGGCGGTCTACATCTGCCTCACCCTGGCGGCTCTCGGCACCTCCTACTGGTACACGTCGATCCCCCGCTCCACCCTCCTGTGGTGGCCCCTGTGGATCTTCCTGGCCGCGTGGAGCCTGCGAAGGCCGCAGATCAAAACCGTGTACCTCTGCCTCGTCGGCCCGCTGACCACGATCTTCGCGATCACCTTCCTGTCGGGCCGGTGGACGGGGTAG